A stretch of Larus michahellis chromosome Z, bLarMic1.1, whole genome shotgun sequence DNA encodes these proteins:
- the LOC141736519 gene encoding interferon-like, translating into MPAPATHHTRLRHGAPTLLLLLTALATTLACRHLPPCHSTFPWDSLNILRDMAPRPPQPCQHQQAPFPFPDTLLHNSHPQQAAATARHILDNLFATLSAQSTPQHWDDQARHRLLNNLHRHSQQLQQCLTPNGTLSQGQGPRNRTLTINKYFRRIHNFLHTHNHSACAWDHVRLELRASFQRLHNLTRTMCN; encoded by the coding sequence atgcctgcgcccgcaacccaccacacccgcctgcgccacggcgccccgacgctcctgctcctcctgacggctctcgccaccaccctcgcctgccgccacctgcctccctgccactccaccttcccctgggacagcctcaacatcctccgggacatggctcccagaccgccacagccctgccaacaccaacaggcgcccttccccttccccgacaccctcctccacaacagccacccacagcaagccgccgccaccgcccgacacatcctcgacaacctcttcgccaccctcagcgcacagagcaccccccaacactgggacgaccaggcacgccatcgcctcctcaacaacctccaccgacacagccagcagctccagcaatgcctcacacccaacggcacgctctcccaaggacaagggccccgcaaccgcacgctcaccatcaacaaatacttcaggcgcatccacaacttcctccacacccacaaccacagcgcctgcgcctgggaccacgtccgcctcgaacttcgcgcctctttccagcgcctccacaacctcacccgcaccatgtgcaattag
- the LOC141736520 gene encoding interferon-like — MPAPATHHTRLRHGAPTLLLLLTALATTLACRHLPPCHSTFPWDSLNILRDMAPRPPQPCQHQQAPFPFPDTLLHNSHPQQAAATARHILDNLFATLSAQSTPQHWDDQARHRLLNNLHRHSQQLQQCLTPNGTLSQGQGPRNRTLTINKYFRRIHNFLHTHNHSACAWDHVRLELRASFQRLHNLTRTMCN, encoded by the coding sequence atgcctgcgcccgcaacccaccacacccgcctgcgccacggcgccccgacgctcctgctcctcctgacggctctcgccaccaccctcgcctgccgccacctgcctccctgccactccaccttcccctgggacagcctcaacatcctccgggatatggctcccagaccgccacagccctgccaacaccaacaggcgcccttccccttccccgacaccctcctccacaacagccacccacagcaagccgccgccaccgcccgacacatcctcgacaacctcttcgccaccctcagcgcacagagcaccccccaacactgggacgaccaagcacgccatcgcctcctcaacaacctccaccgacacagccagcagctccagcaatgcctcacacccaacggcacgctctcccaaggacaagggccccgcaaccgcacgctcaccatcaacaaatacttcaggcgcatccacaacttcctccacacccacaaccacagcgcctgcgcctgggaccacgtccgcctcgaacttcgcgcctctttccagcgcctccacaacctcacccgcaccatgtgcaattag